GTTTATCATTTTCACCTGTTTTCTAGCTGTATCCAAAGTTTTAGTTTCATTGGCAACTTCCCAATTCATCTCTCTAATAGTTTTATTTTTTAAATCTTTTATCATCGTTGTTTCTTCATAGTTATAAAACTCTTTCATCGAACCAATTAAAACTATTATATCCATAATATCCTCTGCATTTCTCATATATACAAGTGGCTTATTTCTTTTTATTGTTTTATAAACTTTTTTTTCAAGTTTCACTAAGAGGTTGTATAATTCATCTGCTAATTCATCACTATCAACAAAAAAATCTAAAGCATACTCTTTTTCTGGTGATTTTATATAACCACACCCTAAAAACATTCCTCTTATAAATCCTTTTTCAACCTCTTCACTCACCTCATCTACTTTAGATGAATATTTTTCTAAATTTTCAATAAATTTTTTTACTCCAGGTTGTGATGGAATACTTATGACATAAGTATTATGTTCTCCAAATTTTTTACTTTTAGAAAATTTTATAAAAATCTTTAAGTTTGTTAACTCTTTTAGCATAAAATAAATTCTCTCTGCTATCTCTTTATTTTCTAATTTCAGCTCTATGCTGTTTTGATTAATAGCGTGTTTTAATAAGAGTATCGCTCTTATCTCGGCGTATTTTTCATCTTCATTCAAGTCGCAACGATGAAGTATTTCATTTTTAACTTTATAAGTATACGACACAATCTCCTCCTACTTTGTTTCAGCCCAATTCTGTCCTATAGAGCTATTTACTTCTAATTTAACTTTAGAGAATTGAATACTTTCTCTCATTATTTTTTCTATTTTTTCTTTATATTCTAAAACCTTTTCTTTTTCCACCTCAAATATCAATTCGTCATGAACTTGAAGTAACATATGTATATCTTTTTTATCTTTTAATAAATCATATAAATTTATCATAACCTTTTTTAAAACTTCAGCAGCTGTTCCTTGAATTACTGTATTTACAGCCATTCTTTCTGCTTGATTTTTTATAACTCTATTTTTTGAGTTGATTCCTTCTATTATTCTTTTTCTCTTAAAATATGTCTCAACATATCCATGTTCTTCAGCATATTCAATTATCTCTTTTTCTAAATGCTTAACTGCTGGGTACTGTTCAAAATATCTTGTTATATAATCTGAAGCTTCTTTTGGTGTTATTTTTAATTCTTGAGATAATCCAAAAGCTGTCTTACCATATATTATACTAAAGTTTACTGTTTTAGCAGCATCTCTTTGCTCTCTTGTCACTAAAGCATCTTCTGATAAGTCAAAGATTTTTCTAGCTGTTAAACTATGTAAATCTAAATTCTCAGAGTACGCTTCTATTAAATTTGTATCCTGTGATATTTCAGCTAAAACTCTTAATTCTATTTGAGAATAATCTATTCCCAATAAAACAGAACCATCCTTAGCTATAAATCCTGCTCTTATTTTCATTCCCTCTTCAGTTCTCACTGGAATATTTTGAAGATTTGGGTCTGATGATGATAATCTTCCTGTTGCTGTACCTGTTTGATTAAAAGTTGTATGTAATCTATTATTTTCATCAACCATTCTTGGAAGAGGATCCACATAAGTTGATTTTAATTTACTTAATTTTCTAAACTCTAAAATAGATTTAGCTATTTCATACCCTTGTTCAGCT
This portion of the Cetobacterium somerae ATCC BAA-474 genome encodes:
- the whiA gene encoding DNA-binding protein WhiA — translated: MSYTYKVKNEILHRCDLNEDEKYAEIRAILLLKHAINQNSIELKLENKEIAERIYFMLKELTNLKIFIKFSKSKKFGEHNTYVISIPSQPGVKKFIENLEKYSSKVDEVSEEVEKGFIRGMFLGCGYIKSPEKEYALDFFVDSDELADELYNLLVKLEKKVYKTIKRNKPLVYMRNAEDIMDIIVLIGSMKEFYNYEETTMIKDLKNKTIREMNWEVANETKTLDTARKQVKMINYIGYKIGLNELSPVLEEIAFLRLENPEASLQELAEMIGISKSGIRNRFRRLEEIHNELLEKEREA